The marine bacterium B5-7 nucleotide sequence GTACGAATATCATTCGTACGCTAGAAGATCGCGGTTGGGTGCATTCAGTCGGGCATAAAGATGTGCCTGGGCACCCGAGTTTGTATGCAACGACTAAGGAATTCCTTGATGATTTCAATTTGAAATCATTAACGGAATTACCGACGCTCGATGAATTAAAAGACTTCGCTGAAATCGAAGATATGTTCCAAGAGCAGTTGGCTCTTCTTGAACCCAAACCTGAAGCCGCGAATAGCGAAATGCTTGTTAATGTTGAGCCGACGGATGTGTCGGAAGAAACACAAGATCAGGCGCAAGTGGAAGACCAAGATGAACAGTTAACCTCAGATTTAACTGAAGAGAAAGAAACGCTTGATCATGAAGATTTTCAGGCGGAAGAAGTTTGATCTCATCCATTTACCGCTGTTCCAATACATAATGGATCTTACGAAACACGGTTCAGTGTTCCTTTCAAAAAGCGTCGGCGGCATGGATAGCCGGCGTCGAGCTACAGGGACGTATTTATGCGTCTTTTTGAGAGGAACACTGGGCCGTGTTTTACAACAAACTTAGAGTAAAGAAAAAATGCCTGAACGCCTACAAAAACTCCTTGCCAAACATGGCATTGCCTCCCGCCGTCAAGTTGAAACTTGGATCACAGAAAAACGTATTACGGTAAACGGTGAGATTGCTAAACTTGGCTGCCAAGCGGAGGCAACGGATACGATTACGCTGAATG carries:
- the scpB gene encoding segregation and condensation protein B; amino-acid sequence: MEITQLKSIIEAMVFSSNHPVTPKQLVALFEESVRPDVKQVQEALTLVAEDYAERSVQLKETASGFRFQVVSDYNEYLGKIWEERPAKYSRAAMETLALIVYRQPITRAEIEEVRGVAVSTNIIRTLEDRGWVHSVGHKDVPGHPSLYATTKEFLDDFNLKSLTELPTLDELKDFAEIEDMFQEQLALLEPKPEAANSEMLVNVEPTDVSEETQDQAQVEDQDEQLTSDLTEEKETLDHEDFQAEEV